The following proteins are encoded in a genomic region of Drosophila willistoni isolate 14030-0811.24 chromosome 3R, UCI_dwil_1.1, whole genome shotgun sequence:
- the LOC111519144 gene encoding modular serine protease-like, which produces MLAKHIFSTLFKILKFGALLYILLDLQRAQCFNCNSGETIADKKLCDTKKDCSDASDETFEVCFWNQCRNKYRCAYGACFTDEQECDGFPDCHDGTDEYWQRCSNFEENQIKNEEMHGDCISINQIQCKESKECIPIRATCDGAEDCRDGSDETLEMCLNSLCPFDTFRCAYGGCIPKLSLCDHQADCRDSSDEIPSICRKLKRLPTNSNWTVALRPEHVPKPTIEQSSYYPEITQTEKPSKEPILKSCRVPPSDNTLIVNTLFNTIPYNQKETVPHATVVRLGCVKNFTLRGEDVNACLNGTWQGYWPECVRTCKKGTITQNVSIKPTCTYRADSIDCKSNDVKLVVGTRVTVECAPAYISQMVNQSVEWYCNRDGNWKFYNKAMEDFKCIPDCGIILPTVQQIPWVVSLFRRTLSNLTQHNFKCFGVIMTPTLILTHKDCVLETNKNQLDVFTIVEGNHTASFIDTMEHAYTLYYLESLSVEKNGTLAYLRLINPLIFSAQVRPVCFRQENSTFIGEPFAKLNVTDNKYYLHSIMDPKRNIHSIDQYRPSIFLKLKKN; this is translated from the exons ATGTTAGCGAAACATATATTTTCGACTTTATTCAAAATTCTCAAGTTTGGTGCTTTATTATACATTTTGCTCGATTTGCAACGTG CTCAATGTTTCAACTGCAATAGTGGTGAAACTATAGCAGATAAGAAATTATGTGATACTAAGAAGGATTGTTCAGATGCAAGTGATGAGACTTTTGAAGTATGTTTTTGGAATCAGTGCCGAAATAAATATCGTTGTGCCTATGGAGCATGTTTTACGGATGAACAAGAATGTGATGGCTTTCCCGATTGCCATGATGGCACCGATGAGTATTGGCAACGTTGTTCCAATTTTGAAGAGAATCAGATTAAAAATGAAGAAATGCATGGCGATTGCAT CTCAATTAATCAAATCCAATGCAAAGAATCAAAGGAATGCATTCCCATTCGTGCTACTTGCGATGGCGCTGAGGATTGTCGTGATGGCAGTGATGAAACATTGGAAATGTGTTTAAATTCCTTGTGTCCATTTGATACTTTTCGGTGTGCCTACGGTGGATGCATACCCAAATTATCGCTTTGTGACCATCAGGCAGACTGCAGAGACTCGAGTGATGAAATTCCGTCAATATGCCGAAAATTAAAGCGACTGCCAACAAATTCTAATTGGACTGTGGCTCTCCGACCAGAACATGTACCAAAGCCAACTATAGAACAATCTTCATATTATCCAGAAATTACACAAACTGAAAAACCATCCAAGGAACCCATTCTAAAGAGTTGTCGCGTACCGCCAAGTGATAATACCTTAATTGTGAATACCTTATTCAATACGATTCCCTATAATCAAAAAGAGACTGTTCCCCATGCCACTGTCGTTCGACTGGGTTGTGTAAAGAATTTTACCCTTAGGGGAGAAGATGTAAATGCTTGCCTAAATGGCACTTGGCAAGGATACTGGCCCGAGTGTGTCAGGACTTGTAAGAAGGGCACTATAACCCAAAATGTGAGCATCAAACCGACTTGTACGTACCGCGCTGATTCCATTGACTGCAAAAGCAATGATGTCAAACTGGTTGTTGGTACTAGAGTCACAGTTGAGTGTGCTCCGGCATATATCAGTCAAATGGTTAACCAATCAGTGGAATGGTATTGCAATAGAGATGGTAATTGGAAATTTTACAATAAAGCAATGGAAGATTTTAAATGCATACCGGATTGTGGCATTATTTTGCCAACCGTACAGCAAATACCATGGGTGGTTAGTCTATTTCGAAGAACCCTCTCCAACCTAACGCAACataatttcaaatgttttggCGTCATTATGACTCCAACATTAATTCTCACACATAAGGACTGTGTGCTTGAGACTAATAAAAATCAGTTAGATGTTTTTACTATTGTCGAAGGAAATCATACAGCTAGTTTTATTGATACAATGGAACATGCATATACCCTATACTATTTGGAGTCCCTTTCTGTTGAAAAGAACGGAACATTAGCTTATTTGAGATTGATAAATCCTCTCATATTCTCAGCTCAAGTACGACCAGTTTGCTTTAGACAAGAAAATTCAACTTTTATCGGTGAACCTTTTGCTAAATTAAATGTTACAGATAATAAATATTATCTTCATTCGATTATGGATCCAAAGAGAAACATACATAGCATAGATCAATATCGACCTTCCATTTTCctaaagctaaaaaaaaattaa
- the LOC6648021 gene encoding uncharacterized protein LOC6648021, which produces MAENLQTTSIAPNLRPWEILAWSPERITAMYTDWGSYFSRQQRFAHGGHYVNKALDISPNNTKALMKSSQFKRALGLAPEALQDSDKAEKLLERSNPPVYNPHVGVEVCDALHECNRFEDAKINLHNHLRRYSTSTGQTVAVENRLNVVDENFIDTLGVQTSPAVQRLINNMTYDLANQKPKESKPECDVVSILEMEEELVSPLELARRRRHFKIYNQTYLNRCWVDVAFLKKLRNSPHVFLENSSESTPYIKNLIKTNYKATRVLTKMLHARCPMYATNMHKYASGDLYNKHQEDNLFRIQYQTRRNMFKILRSIRHLIKVGELNKLTHFVEEVMGEYVSIKTNRVMPWKFEFINEVYNYLGLARINEYKIPSDMKVLQGKQRLLTLFKLPLEKNLELTSKAKVANILQLTKTELSDPKAELFKKRIAHLEYRMRFAKYPIERGYLLHEMAQAHLDNNTFDAACSIARKAMDEAKKCNSNVWTFLSLIIIGKADAVLGKIEREKEILTEAFSLAKRLKNLDLCLFIDICLKVNAEEMDLKKSIISTEINFKRLKSSQSRHRASADPLPEL; this is translated from the exons ATGGCGGAAAATCTGCAAACGACCTCAATTGCACCTAACTTACGGCCATGGGAAATATTGGCATGGTCGCCGGAACGAATAACCGCCATGTACACGGATTGGGGTTCATATTTCTCACGTCAACAGAGATTCGCCCATGGTGGGCACTATGTAAACAAGGCATTAGACATAAGTCCAAATAATACCAAAGCCCTGATGAAATCTAGTCAATTTAAACGCGCATTGGGCCTGGCCCCAGAAGCTCTACAAGATTCAGACAAAGCTGAAA AACTTCTGGAGAGGAGTAATCCGCCTGTATACAATCCACATGTTGGTGTCGAAGTCTGCGATGCTCTCCATGAGTGCAATCGATTTGAGGATGCCAAAATCAATTTGCATAATCATCTGAGAAGATATAGTACGAGTACCGGACAAACTGTAGCTGTAGAGAATCGTCTGAATGTGGTGGATGAGAATTTTATTGACACTCTGGGTGTCCAGACTTCGCCAGCTGTACAGCGTCTGATCAATAATATGACATATGACTTGGCTAATCAAAAACCCAAAGAATCGAAACCCGAATGCGATGTTGTTAGCATTTTAGAAATGGAG GAAGAATTAGTTTCACCTTTGGAATTGGCTAGGCGAAGGCGTCATTTTAAGATCTACAATCAAACGTATCTGAATCGTTGTTGGGTTGATGTGGCATTCCTTAAAAAATTGCGAAATAGTCCACATGTTTTCCTTGAAAATAGTAGCGAATCGACACCGTATATTAAGAATCTAATAAAAACCAATTACAAAGCAACGCGCGTTTTAACG AAAATGTTGCATGCTCGCTGTCCCATGTATGCAAcaaatatgcataaatatgCCTCAGGAGATCTTTATAATAAGCACCAGGAGGACAATCTCTTTCGCATACAATATCAAACAAGGCGAAATATGTTTAAAATATTACGCAGCATAAGGCATTTAATTAAAGTTGGCGAACTGAAT AAACTAACACATTTTGTTGAAGAGGTTATGGGAGAATATGTTTCAATCAAGACAAATCGTGTTATGCCATGGAAATTTGAATTCATTAATGAGGTCTATAACTATTTGGGTTTGGCCCGCATTAATGAATACAAAATTCCCAGCGATATGAAAGTCTTGCAGGGTAAACAACGTCTCCTAACACTTTTCAAATTGCCATTGGAAAAGAATTTAGAATTGACATCAAAAGCAAAAGTTGCCAATATACTGCAGTTAACTAAAACTGAATTAAGCGATCCCAAAGCGGAATTGTTCAA aaaGCGCATAGCTCACCTTGAATATCGTATGCGATTTGCCAAATACCCTATAGAACGAGGCTATCTGCTACATGAGATGGCGCAGGCACATTTGGATAATAATACATTTGATGCCGCCTGTTCCATAGCACGCAAGGCAATGGATG AGGCTAAAAAATGCAATAGCAATGTTTGGACTTTTCTTAGTTTAATAATCATTGGCAAAGCTGATGCGGTATTGGGTAAAATTGAAAGAGAAAAGGAAATTTTAACTGAAGCTTTTAGTTTAGCGAAACGTTTAAAGAATCTCGATTTGTGCCTCTTCATTGACATTTGTCTGAAGGTCAATGCAGAGGAAATGGATCTTAAGAAATCGATAATCTCAAcggaaatcaattttaaaaggCTTAAAAGCTCACAATCCAGGCATAGGGCTAGTGCGGATCCGTTGCCAGAATTGTAA
- the LOC6647674 gene encoding ionotropic receptor 75a, whose amino-acid sequence MIKLQVKIILWIFIILPRFSGSRQIENINSNSMKLFAFEDFLYYHNLKHALVVLTLEEEHKIEGIQHLLANYYVQFYNLKKPMKFDELFYYNSPRTGVLIFNYDNDYAKRYIYKIASEMGYFNNTQAWFMMGSGGATNEQTIMEILSGYNINIDADITVALETADNNFTYQLYDVYQINAPLIIEFKGSWSPIKGYQLLNHFKNTWVVRRRDFYNFTLRASTALIEKPKGLDDMSYLANDKELLQFDPMQRKTYQLFKLIQSMYNLSLDIGFTDNWGQMLNNGSWTGVMGQITSHQADFALCPMRFVLDRQSSVQFTPILHTQFIHFLFRHPRRNIVRNIFFEPLSTLVWWSVLALITFSTLLLVLHVRQEHRVLTVGGEHHHRVERHFAFVWFTMMDTYLQQGPDPEMFRLFSTRMLISASSIFGFMLMQFYGAFIVGSLLSDSPRSIVNLQALYDSNLDIGMENISYNFVLFTNTSNQLVRDVYSKRICRNREHNILSIDQGAERLKQGGFAFHAAIDRMYRLLIELLEEHEFCELQEIMFNPPYVASSVLAKSSPWREHLAHAILHLQATGLMQYNDKLWTVPKPDCSLFKAAQVEVDLEHFAPALFALALVMLASGTVFLLELLVGWSKGMRIRCF is encoded by the exons ATGATTAAGTTGCAagtgaaaattattttatggattttcataattttgcCAAGATTTTCAGGCTCGCGGCAAATTGAAAACATAAATTCCAATTCCATGAAACTCTTTGCTTTCGAGGATTTTCTGTATTACCACAATTTGAAGCATGCTCTGGTGGTCTTGACGCTTGAGGAAGAGCACAAAATTGAAGGCATTCAGCATTTGTTGGCCAACTATTATGtgcaattttataatttgaagaagccaatgaaatttgatgAACTCTTTTATTACAATAGTCCACGCACTGgagttttaatatttaattatgaTAATGATTACGCGAAAcgttatatttataaaatagcCTCTGAGATGGGATATTTTAATAATACTCAAGCCTGGTTTATGATGGGATCAGGAGGAGCAACCAATGAGCAAACCATAATGGAAATTCTTAGTGgctataatataaatattgatGCGGATATAACAGTTGCTCTTGAGACTGCTGATaa CAATTTCACATATCAACTGTATGATGTCTATCAAATTAATGCTCCTTTAATAATAGAATTCAAGGGAAGTTGGTCCCCCATTAAAGGTTATCAACTATTGAACCACTTTAAGAACACTTGGGTAGTAAGACGTCGAGACTTCTACAATTTCACTCTACGTGCCAGCACTGCG TTAATTGAGAAACCCAAAGGCTTGGATGACATGTCGTATTTGGCCAACGACAAGGAACTCTTGCAATTCGATCCCATGCAGCGCAAGACATATCAATTGTTTAAACTCATCCAGAGTATGTACAATCTCAG CTTGGATATTGGATTTACAGACAACTGGGGCCAAATGCTCAACAATGGCAGCTGGACTGGTGTAATGGGTCAAATAACCAGCCACCAGGCTGACTTTGCCCTCTGTCCGATGCGTTTTGTATTAGATAGGCAAAGTTCAGTGCAATTTACTCCCATCTTGCATACACAATT CATTCATTTTCTATTCCGGCATCCACGTCGCAATATTGTGCGAAATATCTTCTTTGAGCCACTAAGCACTCTGGTCTGGTGGTCTGTTTTGGCATTGATTACGTTTAGCACTTTGTTGCTGGTCTTGCATGTACGTCAAGAGCATCGCGTCCTCACAGTTGGCGGAGAACATCATCATCGCGTGGAACGCCACTTTGCCTTTGTATGGTTCACCATGATGGACACCTATTTGCAACAGGGCCCCGACCCTGAAATGTTTCGCTTGTTCTCAACTCGTATGCTTATCAGTGCCAGTTCCATATTTGGCTTTATGCTAATGCAGTTCTATGGAGCCTTCATTGTGGGATCACTTCTCTCTGACAGTCCGCGGAGTATTGTTAATCTGCAGGCATTGTATGATAGTAATTTGGATATTGGCATGGAGAACATTTCCTACAATTTTGTTCTCTTCACCAATACATCCAATCAGCTGGTAAGAGATGTCTATAGTAAAAGGATTTGCCGTAATCGAGAGCATAACATTTTGAGTATTGATCAGGGAGCAGAACGTTTAAAACAAGGCGGTTTCGCTTTTCATGCGGCCATCGATCGTATGTATAGATTATTAATTGAATTGCTGGAGGAACATGAATTTTGTGAGCTACAAGAGATCATGTTCAATCCTCCATATGTGGCGTCTTCGGTGCTGGCCAAAAGTTCACCCTGGCGCGAACATTTGGCCCATGCAATCCTTCATTTACAAGCCACTGGCCTCATGCAATACAATGACAAATTGTGGACAGTGCCCAAGCCAGATTGCAGTCTATTTAAAGCTGCCCAAGTGGAGGTGGATCTAGAGCATTTTGCTCCAGCACTCTTTGCTTTGGCTCTGGTCATGTTGGCCAGTGGAACTGTCTTTTTGTTGGAGCTTCTGGTAGGTTGGTCCAAGGGCATGAGAATTCGTtgcttttaa